In Natronococcus sp. AD-5, the genomic window GTCCATCCTCATGCTGGTGGCACTGGTATCGGAGATGTCGCCGATGCCCCAACCAATTCCGAAGGCGATCGTTGCGCAGCTCTTCGGGAGCGGCATCCCGAAACCGCTGCTAATGGCGCTCGCGGTAGGCCTGCACCTCGGCTACGGTGGGCTGTTCGGCGCTGTCCTCGCAGGAGTCGCTCGCCCCGTGACGATTCGGAAGGGTCTCGCCCTCGGCATCGGTCTCTGGGCAGTGATGCAAGTCACGTTCCTCCCGTTTCTTGGGTGGGGCGTGT contains:
- a CDS encoding DUF6789 family protein → MTQHRLREGFGYGVVATIAMSILMLVALVSEMSPMPQPIPKAIVAQLFGSGIPKPLLMALAVGLHLGYGGLFGAVLAGVARPVTIRKGLALGIGLWAVMQVTFLPFLGWGVFGTAIIPKIAAATLILHLVYGGVLGWTMDRDTSSAAGASPTTTD